Below is a window of Paraburkholderia kururiensis DNA.
CGCCATCGCCGAGGCCAGGGCACAACTGGATGCCGCCCAGATCGATCTGGGCCACACCGTGATCCGGGCACCGGAGAGCGGACAGTTGGGCGAAATCGCTGTGCGGCTGGGCCAGTACGTGACGAACGGCACGCAACTCATGGCGGTGGTGCCCGACGAACGCTGGATCATCGCCAACTACAAGGAAGCGCAAACCGCGCACATGAGCGTCGGCCAGCCGGTGAGCTTCACGGTCGACGCGCTCGACGGCGCGCGGTTGCAGGGACATGTGGAACAGATCTCGCCAGCGGCGGCCAACGAGTTTTCCGTGCTCAAGCCGGACAATGCGACCGGCAACTTCGTCAAGGTGCCGCAACGCATCGGCGTGCGCATTACCGTCGATCCGCACCAGGATCTCGCAGCGCGTCTGCGCCCCGGGATGTCGGTCGTCACGGAGGTCGACACGCATGCCGCGGCTCGGCGCGACCACTCCACCGACACGCAGCGCCGCTCATGATACGTCGCCGTTTTATCGTCTTGATCGGTGCCGCACTGGCCGGTTGCGCGGGTCCGCGCAGGCCGGCGCCGGCCGGATCGGGCGTTCAGGCGCCGCAGGCCTGGCGCACGCCGACCAACGCCGGCACGAGCACACTGCGGCTCGACTGGTGGAAGTCGTTCGGCGATGCCACGTTGAACGCTCTGGTCGATGAAGCGATGTCGCACAACGACGATATTGCGCTGGCCGCGGTCAATGTCGAAGAGGCGCGAGCCCAGCTTGCCTATGCGCAGGCGCAACGTATGCCGAACGTGCAGTTCGGCGCCGATGGCGGTCGCGAACGCAACGTCAATCCGGGATTCGGCGTCCCCGAGGAACAGGCCGCCGGCGAGGCGCTGATCCAGGCCAGCTATGACCTCGATCTGTTCGGCAGACTGAAGGCCAGCAGCGCGGCTGCACGCGCCTCGCTCCTCGCCACCGAGGACGCGCGGCAGACCGTGCGGCTGGGGGTGGCCGCCACCGTCGCGACCAGCTACTTCACGTTGCTCTCGCTCGACGCCCAACTGGCGATCGTGCGGCAGACCCTTCAGGTGCGACGCGACGAACTCCATATCGAGCAGCATCGCTTCGATGCCGGTTATTCAACGGCACTCGACCTGACCCGTGCGCAAGCGGAGGTGGAATCCACCGTGCAACGGCTGCCCGGCCTCGAGCTTGGCATGGCTCGCGCGGAAGACAGCTTGAGCCTGTTGCTGGGTCGCGTACCCGGCGCGGTCGCGCGCCCGCGCCGCTTCGAGCAACTGACGCTGCCGGAGATTCCGGTCGCGTTGCCGTCCGTCGTGTTGCGCAGCCGCCCCGACATTGCAGCGGCCGAAGCGCGCCTTGCCGCAACCGACCACACACTCGATGCCGCGCGCGCCGCCTTTCTGCCGGATATCCGGTTGTCTGCAATGGGCGGCTTTGTCGGGTCTACGCTG
It encodes the following:
- a CDS encoding efflux transporter outer membrane subunit is translated as MIRRRFIVLIGAALAGCAGPRRPAPAGSGVQAPQAWRTPTNAGTSTLRLDWWKSFGDATLNALVDEAMSHNDDIALAAVNVEEARAQLAYAQAQRMPNVQFGADGGRERNVNPGFGVPEEQAAGEALIQASYDLDLFGRLKASSAAARASLLATEDARQTVRLGVAATVATSYFTLLSLDAQLAIVRQTLQVRRDELHIEQHRFDAGYSTALDLTRAQAEVESTVQRLPGLELGMARAEDSLSLLLGRVPGAVARPRRFEQLTLPEIPVALPSVVLRSRPDIAAAEARLAATDHTLDAARAAFLPDIRLSAMGGFVGSTLVDASPVSVWSIGGSILAPLLDAGRLRSQEDVATARRDEAAFAYRKTVMQAFREVEDNLAATAKYREQYESLSRTRDILQRAFSLASSRYREGYATYLDQLDAQRNLLSAELSLVQSRQDRFDAAVSLIQALGGGWAPDTQRQAARDG